A window of Salvia splendens isolate huo1 chromosome 8, SspV2, whole genome shotgun sequence genomic DNA:
ATCTGGCTCTATGATGAACGGTGTAGCCACCCCCAATGTTGGGTTAGGAGGCTGCTCTGTGATGAATTCTTTGTGAGGAGTATTGGTTGTTGGTTTTGTCCCTGCATTGGTTAGTTTAGCCACCCCCAATGTTGGGTTTGGAGGCTTATTATGCACTGTCCAATGATGATATTTTGCTGAGGGTAATTGGGGTTCCTTGTTTGGTTAATGCATTCTGCCCTGTGATGATATTTTGCTGAGGGTAGATGGGGGTTCCTTGTTTGGTTAATGCATGCTGCTATGTTGTGGATTGTTGTCTGATTGGACCTGATGATGTGAGGATTAAAATGATGGTGTTTCTTGGTTAGTTTAGCCACCCCTTAACAGGTTTGGAGGCTGATTAAATTCTACCctatgatgatatttttctgagGGTAATTGGGGTTCCTTGTTTGGTTAATGCATGCTGCTATGTTGTGGATTGTTGTCTGATTGGACCTGATAATGTGATGATTAAAATGATGGTGTTTCTTGGTTAGTTTAGCCACCCCTTTACAGGTTTGGAGGCTGATTATTAACTGCCCATATGATGATAATTTTCTGAGGGTAAGTAAACTTCACTAAATATGTGCATTAGTACATGTTCTTTGCACTAGTTCTACATACAAAACACAAAAGAGCAGACCTTACTGACCAAAAACATGAAGGTCttactacaaaaataattccacTATCTATCTAGAAGCCAAAAGCATTAGCCAAAGCCATAATGTCATATCCACAACCAGCATTGTTCTCTGGTTGCTGTAAGTACTCCAACACATCTCTCACAAGATCTTCATCTACATCCAGTGCATTGGGCAGTCCAACAGTTCTTTCCAACCTGGCCTTGTTAATGTGAGGGACCTTGTAATTATTCCCACCCCTAAATACCATGATCTCTGTGAGGCAAGCCTGCAATGATAGGAATACTTTGTTTAGGGTTTGTGGTGACAGCTCTTCATAAGAGCTACACACATTCTCCAACAATGTGTCAACATTATTGCATGGTTTCTCATGTTGCAATGTCTGAATGGCTCTGAAAAACCCTAGGTCTAAAATATTGGTGTCTGGCGAATTGGGTGGTTGACAAATCAGATGGATTTTAAATCCATCTGATTTGGCAACAGCCTCAAATTCAGCATCCACGCCATTTATGTGGGGTGTGGCATTGTCTTGCTGGATATAGATCTCTTTGCTTGCCCACTCAGGCCACTTGGCCTTAATTGCTGGTACAATctgtaaatttaaaaaaaaaacctaaatgaTGATGTTTGTAAAAATAATGACCAGATAGGTTGGGAAAAAGACATACCCTGTTGATAATGCAGTCCCTCTTCACACTCTTGTTCACTGAAGAAATTGGTTTAGTCTCAAGTGTGCCTTTAGCCCTATTCTTGGATTTCCTTTGTGCTGCAACCAATTCAGTAAAAGGGAAAATACCCAACTTTCCATCAAATTTGGTTTGGCCATCCAAGCCAAAAACAGGCCTACTTACAGCACACATAAACATGACTTTGGTGATGAACCTCTTTTACTTGCATGCCCTATATGGCTCAACCTCATCAGGCAGGAGGTAATACCTATCTGATGTCTTGGTCATATAGAACCATTTTTCATCAATATGCACAACATTGTGCATGCTTTCAAACTGAACTCTACCTGCATTTATATGTGGCTCAAGTTTACTAAGGCACCACTTCAACCTAGCTAACTTATTTGCATCAGTTAAGGCAGGTTTGATAGAATTTGTATGTGGCCTTAATTTGGCCTCCTTAATCCACTAGCCTAATGTGTTTTTGCTAACAGACAATTTGTGAGCCATTTTCCTTATTGAAGACCTTTCAAGTGTGGATAAAGCTCTTACCTTTTCTTCATCTAGACTGAATTTATCAGAATGATGATAGCCTTTAACCTTGCCTTCCATGATTGCAGGTTCCCCCCTTTGCATCTGCTGTTTTGCTTTGTTCCAGAGCCTGTAAACTGTCTTCCTGCTAATGCCGTACTCCTCTGCTGCCTCCATAACTGCCCCTCTTGTGAGCACTCCATCGATGCTGTGCTTCAGTAGGAACTGCACCACCAAGTTCTTCCTACAGCTGCTTAAAAACATTGTTGTTCTTGACCCCTCCTCCATCCCAATGATGAACTTTTTCTGAGGGAGTATGTAATTTTTCCTCTAGTggtgtttttttgttttgttgagaGGTTGGTGGAGGTGTAAATGCAGCTgtgaatgtatttataggagGCTACTGTAAGAGGGAAAATTTGTGTTAAAATTTCCCTCTAAAATGTTAAAGAGGGAAACTTGAATTGTTTTTGGTCACCTCTTGTACGTACTGTAATTAATGTATGGAAGGCAGGTTCTTTGCATCAATTAAAAATTGCaattaatgttttatttattccagtttgtttttatttaaaataggaatacttaaatccaattaaatttgGATTTAACACACTGAAATTATGAACACTTGTTCATATAGCTCAATTTTTGCATTCAACCAACAATTTAagtgggacccacattccactatcacactacatttattacacactcaaactctttcttaaaacccgcgcCACTTGTGAATGGGACTCCTAttgccggacggagggagtatttgttctctagttatatggttaataggtgtttgccatagatcatgaccatatatatatatatatatatatatatatatatggagcgttattctcctattcatcccttagatcctttaatcttcttaatatgggccgttagatctcattcatcaacggtccagatgatctgcattattacactataatggtgcattatgtTAAGGGTGAACTCCCTTAACACGATAAAAGGCAGTCACCGGAGCTTTGCcggtcgatcaaaccaagatttaggattgcaaaaagataaaatacgataaaagctaaaaagataatttcatatttctggattggaatagaagaatacaatatctcctatttataagactactcTGACTTAGagaataagaaataaagatactaagaatatatggaaagatatgctaaatcaattctaaactaaataagagagatttggggatattCGTAGAGATATTCTACATATCAACTCCCCCTCGGTTAAAATataccttgtcctca
This region includes:
- the LOC121746082 gene encoding uncharacterized protein LOC121746082 — its product is MEEGSRTTMFLSSCRKNLVVQFLLKHSIDGVLTRGAVMEAAEEYGISRKTVYRLWNKAKQQMQRGEPAIMEGKVKGYHHSDKFSLDEEKVRALSTLERSSIRKMAHKLSVSKNTLGRVQFESMHNVVHIDEKWFYMTKTSDRPVFGLDGQTKFDGKLGIFPFTELVAAQRKSKNRAKGTLETKPISSVNKSVKRDCIINRIVPAIKAKWPEWASKEIYIQQDNATPHINGVDAEFEAVAKSDGFKIHLICQPPNSPDTNILDLGFFRAIQTLQHEKPCNNVDTLLENVCSSYEELSPQTLNKVFLSLQACLTEIMVFRGGNNYKVPHINKARLERTVGLPNALDVDEDLVRDVLEYLQQPENNAGCGYDIMALANAFGF